The genomic DNA GCGATCAATTTATGTTCGATGTCCTCGCTAATCTTCCCGGCGGTACCATCGGCTTTTTGATTGTCAGCATGGCAACGGTATTTATTCTCGGCTTTTTTATCGACTTTTTCGAGATTGCCTTTATTGTTATACCTTTATTTGTGCCAGTAGCCCAAGAATTAGGCATTGACTTGGTTTGGTATGGTGTGATTTTGGGAGCAAATCTGCAAACTTCCTTCCTCACACCTCCCTTTGGTTTTGCGTTGTTTTACCTGCGTGGTGTTGCACCGCCAGAAGTCACCACCTCTGACATCTATCGCGGTGTTATCCCATTTATTTTGCTGCAATTACTAGTTTTAGTCTTAATCATTGCTTTCCCCGGTATTGTGAGTTTTTTACCTAACTTGGGCAAGTAAGGATTGGGGATTGGGTACTAGGTTAGAGAATTTTTTCCCCCTGCCCCCTGCACCCTGCCTCTTTTCCACTCCCTAACTATTGGACATGGCAAAATTGGCATAACTCAATTCATTAACACGGTTCCAGTCGAAAACTTGTTTACGGAAGCCTTTCCACTGTTCATAAACTTCTTTGAAAGTTGCGTCTTTACTAGCATTTTCCTCCAAAAATTCAAAGGAGGCTTTTTGAGATGCTTGCATAATTTCTGGGCTGAAGGAAACTAATTTAGTCCCGCCGGCGGTCAATCTCGCCAGTGCTTGACCATTCAAGGCATCGTATTCAGTCAGCATATTTATGTTGGCTTCATGAGTCGCTGTCTTGAATATGGCTTGGTATTCTGGGGGCAATTTGTCCCAAGCACTACGGTTAACTAGTACTTCTAATGTGGGGCCTGGTTCCCACCAGCCTGGATAATAATAAAATTGCGCGGCTTTGTTTAAACCCAGTTTCTCATCATCGTAAGGGCCTACCCACTCGGCTGCATCAATTGCGCCCCGATCTAGTGCTAAGAAAATTTCGCCTCCTGGTAAGACTTGCACACTCACACCCATACGAGATATGACTTGTCCCCCGATTCCGGGAATACGCATTTTTAAACCTTGAAGGTCGGCAACAGTGTTAATTTCTCTTTTAAACCATCCTCCCATCTGCGCCCCAGTGTTACCAGCTGGAAAGTTAATGATATTGAAGTCGCTATAGATTTTTTGCATGGCTTCTAGTCCCCCGCCATGATAAAGCCAAGAGTTCTGCTGTTGGGCATTGAAGCCGAAGGGTACTGAGGTGGCGAAGGCTAAAGCTAAGTTTTTACCGATGTAATAGTAACTGGCTGTGTGTCCGCATTCCACTGTTCCCGCTTGCACCGCGTCCATGACTTGCAACCCTGGAACCACCTCACCCGCGGCAAAGGGTGTAATGGAGAAACGTCCGTTGGTCATTTCTTTGACTCGTTTGGCAAGTATATCTGCACCGCTAAAAATCCCTAGAGATTTAGGCCAGCTGGTGGCCATTCGCCACCGGATATTGGGCTGTCCAGTTTGCACATTGGCGGCGGTTTGGGTGCGCGCACAGGAACCTAATGTGGCAGCAGTTGCAGTGGCGATCGCAGCTGTGTGGAGAATTTTTCGACGTTTCATGATGCTTGGTACTAAATTTTGAGAGTAATACGGTAATTTACCAGTTTTTTGGAGTTGATTGATACTGAAAATCAAAGAACCCCATTGAAGAGGCAGGGGAGCAGGGGGGAGTTAAGAGGCAGGGGTGCAGGGAGCAGGGAGCAAGGGGGAGTTAGAAATTATTTTAAACTTCCGCTTACTTAACAACCTTCCTCTTTTCCCCTGCACCCTTTCCTGTTCTTTCCTTTACGCCCACTGACTTAATGTCACTTTTGCAAAACCAGATGAAAGGAATTTAAATACCCTGTGATGGTTCTGGCTAAAGTTGGCTGCTGTTTTTTGCTGGCGATCGCCATTACTTGATACAAACGACCCTCGGCAACATACATTCTGTTTCTGGTGATTTTGCCGCTAGCGTTGACATACTCAATTTCTTTGCCAGGATGACCATTAGAACTCACAATGTTACGCTGACGAACTAAATTACTGTTCGTCGTTTTTAAAGCCATATCCCTGGCATCATCCAGTATGGTTTGGGGAGCAGTCATTTGAGCGTAACTGTAAGGAAAATCATTATAAACAACCAAGTATGCTACTTCTTGGTTTGGGGGTTCGGCAACAAACATTTCTAAGTTAATTTCCCCCATGTAGGTTTTTTGGATTTGAGTATTCCTGTCTGGCTGTCCGGGCATCAAAACAGTAAAGCGTCCGTCTGGGGCATTGAATACCGCCCATTGTGGCTGTACAACTGGAGGCTGGGGTTTACTTGCTTCTACTAGGGCAGAACCACCACAGATAACAGTGGCGGTGATGAGTGGTAACAAAACTCTAATAGTCATAATTCTAGCCCTCACGTATGCAGATATTACCGATGCTAGTTGTTATAACCTAGCGGCACGTAAAGCTGCACCAATTAGCCCCACTTGTTGATTGAGAATAATATACACGGGTATTTCTTCCAGTAGGGGACGCATTCTGCCTTTTTGGCTGAAGTTTAAGAGAAAATTGCCATTTTGCAGCATAGTTTGGATTTTGGGCGCAATCCCACCAGCAATATATAAGCCGCCGTATGGTAATAATTTGAGGGCTAGATTGCCGGCTTCTGCACCGTAAATGTCTACAAATAATTTCAAGGTTTGTACCGAAAGGCGATCGCTTCCTTGGATTGCAGCTACACCAATAGCCGCACCTGGATCAACGCTTTTTTCCTGCTGTCCGGCTTCTTGTTCCCAGGTTCTGACGATTTGGGCGATTTCTGGGGATTCGCTGGATATTTTGCGATCGCGCAAAAATTGGTAAATTGCCACAACTCCCTGTCCCGAAACTACCCTTTCTACAGAAACACGCTGGATATCATGTTTATCCAGTAAATATTTCAATAGCTGAAATTCCAACTCGCTGCGGGGGGCAAAATCAGCGTGTCCGCCCTCTGAGGGAAAGACTTGATAGTAGTTGCCCTGTTTAATTAAAAATCCTTGTCCTAAGCCAGTACCAGCCCCAATAATCGCAATCGGTGCTTCTAATTTGTGTTTACCAACTTGCAAAGTCAGCAAATCTTGTTTACTCAAACCGAAAATGCCGTAACCCACAGCCGCAAAGTCATTAATTAGGCACATCGAATCAATGCCCAATTCTTGTTTTAAGCGGTCGGTATCGAGAAACCAGGTTAAATTGGTCAGCTTGGCTGTATTATCTACCACTGGCCCGGCGATCGCAA from Nodularia sp. LEGE 06071 includes the following:
- a CDS encoding TRAP transporter substrate-binding protein produces the protein MKRRKILHTAAIATATAATLGSCARTQTAANVQTGQPNIRWRMATSWPKSLGIFSGADILAKRVKEMTNGRFSITPFAAGEVVPGLQVMDAVQAGTVECGHTASYYYIGKNLALAFATSVPFGFNAQQQNSWLYHGGGLEAMQKIYSDFNIINFPAGNTGAQMGGWFKREINTVADLQGLKMRIPGIGGQVISRMGVSVQVLPGGEIFLALDRGAIDAAEWVGPYDDEKLGLNKAAQFYYYPGWWEPGPTLEVLVNRSAWDKLPPEYQAIFKTATHEANINMLTEYDALNGQALARLTAGGTKLVSFSPEIMQASQKASFEFLEENASKDATFKEVYEQWKGFRKQVFDWNRVNELSYANFAMSNS
- a CDS encoding glucokinase, with amino-acid sequence MTLLLAGDIGGTKTILRLVDASDSQELQTIYEETYRSGDFPDLVPLVQQFLIKANTPVPQKACFAIAGPVVDNTAKLTNLTWFLDTDRLKQELGIDSMCLINDFAAVGYGIFGLSKQDLLTLQVGKHKLEAPIAIIGAGTGLGQGFLIKQGNYYQVFPSEGGHADFAPRSELEFQLLKYLLDKHDIQRVSVERVVSGQGVVAIYQFLRDRKISSESPEIAQIVRTWEQEAGQQEKSVDPGAAIGVAAIQGSDRLSVQTLKLFVDIYGAEAGNLALKLLPYGGLYIAGGIAPKIQTMLQNGNFLLNFSQKGRMRPLLEEIPVYIILNQQVGLIGAALRAARL